The genomic interval GCGGCGACCGGTCGAGCTGGTGGCGGGCGATACCGTGTTTGTGCCGATCCTGCTTCGGCCCGTCAGTTTCGAGCTGGAAGGCATTCAGGTGACGGCCCTGCGGCCGGACCTCTCGCCCACGGCGCAGCTTCAGGAGGCTGCCGTGCGCGAGGCTAATCCGCGGGATGCCGGCGAGCTGCTCCGGGCGCTTCCGGGTCTGGCGGCCGTGCGACGCGGGCCGCTCGGGCTCGACCCGGTCGTCCGTGGCCTTAGGGAGACCGAGGTGGGCGTCTATCTGGACGGCTCGCGGCTCTTCCCGGCCGGCCCGGCCCGCATGGACTCGCCCATGAGCCACTTCGACCCCACGGTCATCCAGTCGATGGAGGTGGTCAAAGGGCCCTATGCGCTGACCTGGGGTGCCGGTAACCTGAGCGCCATCCGCGTCGAGACGCGCGGCCTCCGCACGCTCGCGCCCGGACGCATGCAGGGGCGCCTGCACGCCGGTTACGACACGAACCTGAACGCCTTCGAAAACGGGCTGCAGCTCGGCTACCGACAGGGCGCCTTCGGCCTGCTGGCGCAAACGGCCTGGCGGCAGGGCGCCGACTACCGGGCCGGCGACGGCTCGACGGTTCCGGCCGACTTCCGCTCGCGCGAGGTGCGGGTGAAGCTCGGCTACCTGCCACGGCCCGACGTCCGGTTCGTCGTAGCCGCCGGCTACCAGGCCCAGCGCGATCTGGACTACCCCGGCCTTATCCTGAACGCCGACTACTTCGACGCCTACACGCTCTCGGCCAGCTTTCAGCGCACGTTCTCCGAGGGCCCCGTGCGCGGGTTGGACGTACAGGCTTATTACAACGCCGTCGATCACGGCATGGACAACGACGGCAAGCCGACGGCCGAACCCAACCCCGATCGCATGCCGCCCTTCGCCCTCGACGTGCAGATCAATTCGGGGATCGACGTCGTCGGCGGGCGGCTGGCGCTCAGCCTGGCGCCCGGCTTTGCCGACGAACTGGAAATCGGCGCCGATGGCTACCACACCTATCGAAACGCCATGCGATGGATTCGCCGGCGCGACACGGGCATGCTGCTTTTCGAGGACCTGGTCTGGCCGAAAGCACGCATCACGGACGTCGGTCTGTTCGCCCGCCTGGCCCACAGCCCGGCCGCCCGCTGGCAGGTGGCTGCCACGGCCCGGCTCGACCTGGTGGATGCGCGCGCCGACACGGCCAGTGCTTTCTTCCTCGAAAACGTCTCCACCGACCTGACGGCCCGCGAGGCCAACCTGAGCGGGGCGCTGACGGTGAACTGGCTGCCCCATCCGCGCTGGAGCGTGGCCGTCGGCGTGGGCTCGGCCGTACGCACGGCCGACGCCACCGAGCGCTACTCGGACCGGCTGCCGTCGAGCAAGGCCCAGATGAGCGCCGAATTCGTCGGCAACCCGGCGCTCCGGCCCGAGCGCAGTACGCAGGCCGACCTCTGGCTGGAAACCGCCCATCCGGGCTGGAGCCTGTCGCTGAATCTGTTTGCCCGCCGTCTCGACCACTACATCACCATCGAGCCTACCGACCTGCCCAAACGGTTGCCGCTGAGCCCGCCCACCGTCTTTCGCTACGTGAACGGCACGGCTACCTTCTACGGCGGCGAGGCCACGCTGGCCGTGCGGCTACCCTACGCGCTGACGCTCACCACCACGGGCAGCTACCTGTGGGGGCAGGACGAGACGCGCGACGAGCCCGCCTTTGGCGTGGCACCCCCTCGCGTGGACATCGGCCTGCGCTACGAGCCGTCCGCCCGCTTCTTCGCCGAGGCCACCCTGCACCGGGTAGCCCGCCAGGATCGCGTGGCCACCAGCCGCGGCGAAGTACCCACCGACGGCTACACCACGCTGGACCTGAAGGCAGGCCTCCGGGTGCTCCGGCAGGGACGGCTTCAGTTCGGCGTGCAGAACCTGACCGACGTGGCCTACGCCGACCATCTGAACGCGAAAAATCCCTTCACCGGCCAGCGCATTCCGGAGCCCGGCCGCGTGCTTTTCCTCGATCTGACGCTGGCGTTCTGATCGAACCCGGCACCAAACGCATTCACGAAGGGCCCCGCCGGAAAAGTGGCGGGGCCTTTTGTTTTGTGCGCTTCCGGCGCAGTGCCGACCCTCATTTTGTCGGTCCCCTTTTGCCCGTCTTTGACCATGGGCATGCATTGCATGATGGCACAATATCCCATGGGCCGCGTAGGGGAAGACACAGCGGTCTGGCGAAAATGCTGTCATTTGCCTGATAAGGGCATACCGCAGTGTTTTCGGCCTGAGGAAGGAGCTGTCCCCGATAGCCGGAAATTGTATCAGACGGAAAAGCCCGTTTCGGTTACCGGTAGCTACAGTTCGCTTTCGTCGCGCCAGCGGCGCAGTCGCCAGGGCGAGAGCGTATCGGGGCGCACCAGCAGAAAGTTGACGTTGCCGCTGCTCCGAAACAGGCTCCCCTGTTCCAGCGTGACCAGCAGATTGAACGAGCGCACTACGCGGGCCTGCCGGCCGTTGTCGAAGACTTCCTGCAGCAGCACCTGATTCCACTGCAGTTGAATGGCACTGGTGGCCAGAAACAGTCGCCGCGTGGCCTCCAGCTCCTGCGAAAACCCCCACTGGCGCTCGACCTGCGCATCGTAGTCGTAGAAGACGAACACGAAGGCCGAGTCGATCAACGGCTCGTACAGGCTGATGTCACGCAACTCGTAGGCGGCTTTGAAATTCTGGAAAAAGCCTTCGATCGTGCGTGGATCGCCCATGAGCACGGCGAACGGATCGCCCTCCTCCAGCGCGGGCGCGAACGGATTGCACCCGCCGAGCCCGATCAGCAGCAGTCCGACCAGCAGGAATCGCCGGGCCATGGTTGCCTTCACTTTTCAGAAAAGTACGACACCGACGGCTGGAGAAAAAGCCCGCGCGCTTGTAGATTGCGCCGACACGCAACCCGAAACGTGACCGATCATGGCGCTGGAGATCGATCTGAGCGGGCGCGTGGCGCTCGTGACGGGCGCCAGCCGGGGTATCGGCCGGGCACTGGCCGAGGGGCTGGCGCAGGCCGGCGCGACGGTGGCCGTGCACTACCACCGAAACCGCGAGGCGGCCGAAGCGCTGGCCGCCCGCCTGGGCCACGGCGCCCGTGCCTTCGGGGCCGATCTGGCCGACGTGGCCGCCTGCCATCGCCTGTTCGACGACGTGCTGGCCGCCTACGGCCGCCTGGACGTGCTCGTCAACAATGCCGGCGTGGCGATCGGGGCTGAACTGGACGCGTCCGTCGAGACCTGGCAGGACGCCTGGGAGCGCACGATGGCCGTCAACCTCCGAGCGCCGGAGCTGCTCTGCCGCCTGGCCATTCAGCAGTTTCTGAAGCAGGGCGGCGGCCGCATTATCAACATCGCCTCGCGGGCAGCCTTCCGGGGCGACACGCCCGAATACATGGCCTACGCCGCCTCCAAAGGCGGTCTGGTGGCGCTGACGCGCTCGATCGCCCGAAGCCCGAAGCTGGGCCGCGCCGGCATCCGCGCCTTCGTGGTGGCCCCTGGCTTCACGCGCACCGACATGGCGCAGGACTTCATCGACCGCTACGGCCCCGAAATTGCCCTGGGCGACATTGCGCTGGAGCGGCTGACCGAGCCCGAAGATCTGGCGCCCATCGTGGTGCTACTGGCCAGCGGACTGGCCGACCACGCCACCGGCTGCACGATCGACGTGAACGCCGGCAGTTACGTCCACTGAAGTGCTTTGCCTGCCATGAGCGAACCGGTCGATCACCTGCTGCACCTGCTGAATCTGGAACGCATCGAAGAGAACATCTTCCGCGGACCGAGCCGCGACATCGGGAGCCCCACCGTGTTCGGGGGTCAGGTGCTCGGCCAGGCCCTGCGGGCGGCCGCCTACACGGTACCGCCCGAACGCCGGGCGCATTCGCTCCACGCCTATTTCATCCTGCCCGGCGACCCGAACGCCCCCATCGTCTATCTGGTCGAGCGGCTGCGCGACGGACGGAGCTTCACCACGCGCCGCGTGACGGCCATTCAGCACGGCCGCCCGATTTTCAACCTGTCCGCTTCGTTTCAGATCGAAGAGCCCGGCGTGGAACACCAGGATCCCATGCCCGAGGTGCCCCCGCCGGAAGAGTTGATCTCCGAAGCCGAGCTGCGGCGCCGGCTCGCCGAGCAGGTGCCCGAAGTGCTCCGGCCGTTTCTGCTGCACGAACGCCCCATCGAGATCCGTCCGGTCGAGCCCGTCAACCTGCTGTTTCCCGAAAAGCGTCCACCGCGGCGCCATGCCTGGATCCGCGCGGCCGGCCGGCTTCCCGACAAAGACCTTGCACTGCATCAGAGCGTGCTCGCCTACGCGTCGGATTTCGGGCTCATGGGCACGGCCATGCTGCCGCACGGCCTGTCGTTCCTGCAACCGCACGTGCAGGCCGCCAGCCTGGATCATGCCATGTGGTTCTACCGGCCGTTCCGCGCCGACGAATGGCTGCTGTTCGCCATGGAAAGCCCGGTGGCGGCCCACGCCCGGGGACTGAACCGCGGCCTGTTCTTCCGACGCGACGGCACGCTCGTGGCCGCCGTCGTCCAGGAAGGCCTCATGCGCATCCGGTCGGATTGAGCAAATCTTTTCGGAAATGGAATTCTCCTTCCCTGGACCAATCACCGAGTTTCAACTGTCGGAGCATGCTCGCCTTGAAATGGAGCGGCGCGGCATCTCTAAGACAGAGATTGCCCGAGTGCTTACCGCCCCTGAACAGGTGATCCCGGTACGCCCGTTTCGTATGGTCTATCAGACAAGGTTTGTTCGTGGGGAGCCTCCACGGACCTATTTGTTTGCTCAGAGTTTTTGTTGATGTGGATCAAAAACCGCCAGTTGTTGTGACAGCGTACTGGACCAGTAAGGTGAAAAAAAAATACTGGAAATGATACCATGAACATCATCTACGACCGCCAGACCGACACGCTGACGATCGTTTTCACCGAAGCGACCGTGGCCGAAAGCGACGAAGCCGCACCGGGCGTCATCCTGGACTTTGATGCAGCCGGCAATCTGGTGGCCCTGGAGCTGCTGAACGCTTCCCGACGGGTCACCCATCCCCAACAGGTTACCCTGCAGGTCACACCAACGCCGTAGCTTCAACCCACCCGCGCAAAACCCAGCGAGCGCGTGGCGTAGAAGCGGTCGTAGTAGGCGCGGAGCATGGCGTGCTCGGGCGCCTCAAGGCTGGGGTCGCGACGGATCAGCTCGAAGGCGGCCTCACGCGCTTTGATCAGGATCGGCTGGTCCTGGGTGATGTCGGCGATCTTCAGATCCGGCAGTCCGCTCTGGCGCGTGCCGAAAAAGTCGCCCGCCCCGCGTAGCTTCAGATCCATCTCGCTGATCTTGAAGCCGTCGTCCGTCTCGGCCATCACCCGGAGACGTTCTTCGGCTTCGGCCGTGCGCCGGTGGTCCACCATCAGGATGCAGTAGCTCTGCTCGGCCCCGCGCCCGACCCGTCCCCGGAGCTGGTGCAGCTGGCTCAGCCCGAACCGCTCGGCGTGCTCGATGATCATCACCGTTGCGTTTGGCACATCGACCCCCACCTCGATCACCGTTGTGGCCACCAGGATGTCGGTCTCACCGTTTTTGAACCGCTCCATGGCCTCCTCCTTCTCGTAGGGCAGCATGCGGCCATGGATCAGGTCCACGCGGTAGGGCCGAAACAGCTCCTTGAGCCGTCGGTAGCCGTTCTCGGCGTCCTGGAGGTCCATTTTTTCGCTCTCCTCGACGAGCGGATAGACCACATAGGCCTGACGTCCCTGGCGGAGTTGTTCGCGGAGAAAGGCGTACACCTCGCCCCGGCGTTTTTCGGAGCGGATCCATGTGATGACGGGTTTGCGTCCGGCCGGCCGCTCGTCGATGATCGACACGTCCAGGTCGCCGTAGAGCGTCATGGCCAGCGAACGCGGGATCGGCGTGGCCGTCATGAGCAGCATGTGCGGGTTCTCGCCCTTGTTGAACAGCTCGGCCCGCTGCACCACGCCGAAGCGGTGCTGCTCGTCCACGATGGCCAGTCCCAGCCGATGGAACTGCACGGTCTCCTGAATCACCGCGTGCGTGCCCACGGCCACGTGCGCCCGACCTTCGGCCAGATCGGCCAGAATTTCTTCACGAAGCGACTTGCGTTGCCCGCCCAGCAGCAGCCGCACCTCGACGCCCAGCGGCTCCAGGTAGCGGCGCATGTTCGCGTAGTGCTGCTCGGCCAGGATTTCGGTGGGCACCATGAAGGCGCTCTGGTAGCCGTTGTCCACCGCGTGCAGGATGGCCGCCATGGCGACCACGGTCTTGCCGCTCCCCACGTCGCCCTGGATGAGCCGGTTCATCTGCAGGCCCGAGGTGGTGTCGCGGATGATGTCCTCCAGAGCCCGCTTCTGGGCGTTTGTCAGCTCGAAGGGAAGGATTTCATTCAGGAAGCAATGAAACCGCTCGCCGGGCGGTCCGAAGCGGGGTCCGGCCACGGCCTGGCGGATCTGCTTCGTGCGTGCCAGCATGAGCTGGATGAAGAACAGCTCCTCGAACTTGAGCCGCTCACGGGCCTGGGCCAGCTCCGCCTGGCTCCGCGGGAAGTGCACGGCCCGAAGCGCCACGCGACCGTCCATCAGCCCGTAGCGCGTGCGGATCCATTCGGGAAGGATCTCCGGAAGCTTCAGCCCGTGCTGCTTGAAGAACGTGTACAGGATGCGTCGGAACGTGCGGCTGGTGAGCCCGACTTTTTCCAGCGCGGCACCGCCTGGATACAGAGCGATGATGCGGCCGGTGGCCAGCGCGGCCCCCTCGCCGTCGAGCCGATCGAAGTCCGGATGCGTCATCGAGAACGTGTAGCCGAAGCGCTGCACCTTACCATGAAAGGCCACCCGATCGCCCGGCTTGAAGGCCTTCGCCACCCAGTTCAGGCGGTTGAACCAGACGCACTTCAGGCGGCCGCCGCTCTCGTCCTCCAGGATCAGCTCGAACCGTTTGCGGCCTTTGCCCTCCACCACACCCGCCACGCGCACGGTTCCGACCACCGTCACGGACCCCATGC from Rhodothermus marinus carries:
- a CDS encoding TonB-dependent receptor; its protein translation is MRNVRFTLLLIFGLSLSARAQAVLTGQVLDAETRTPLPGAHVLIDSTAHATVTNAAGLFTLHLSPGRYTVSVRFVGYETTRRPVELVAGDTVFVPILLRPVSFELEGIQVTALRPDLSPTAQLQEAAVREANPRDAGELLRALPGLAAVRRGPLGLDPVVRGLRETEVGVYLDGSRLFPAGPARMDSPMSHFDPTVIQSMEVVKGPYALTWGAGNLSAIRVETRGLRTLAPGRMQGRLHAGYDTNLNAFENGLQLGYRQGAFGLLAQTAWRQGADYRAGDGSTVPADFRSREVRVKLGYLPRPDVRFVVAAGYQAQRDLDYPGLILNADYFDAYTLSASFQRTFSEGPVRGLDVQAYYNAVDHGMDNDGKPTAEPNPDRMPPFALDVQINSGIDVVGGRLALSLAPGFADELEIGADGYHTYRNAMRWIRRRDTGMLLFEDLVWPKARITDVGLFARLAHSPAARWQVAATARLDLVDARADTASAFFLENVSTDLTAREANLSGALTVNWLPHPRWSVAVGVGSAVRTADATERYSDRLPSSKAQMSAEFVGNPALRPERSTQADLWLETAHPGWSLSLNLFARRLDHYITIEPTDLPKRLPLSPPTVFRYVNGTATFYGGEATLAVRLPYALTLTTTGSYLWGQDETRDEPAFGVAPPRVDIGLRYEPSARFFAEATLHRVARQDRVATSRGEVPTDGYTTLDLKAGLRVLRQGRLQFGVQNLTDVAYADHLNAKNPFTGQRIPEPGRVLFLDLTLAF
- a CDS encoding SDR family NAD(P)-dependent oxidoreductase, whose product is MALEIDLSGRVALVTGASRGIGRALAEGLAQAGATVAVHYHRNREAAEALAARLGHGARAFGADLADVAACHRLFDDVLAAYGRLDVLVNNAGVAIGAELDASVETWQDAWERTMAVNLRAPELLCRLAIQQFLKQGGGRIINIASRAAFRGDTPEYMAYAASKGGLVALTRSIARSPKLGRAGIRAFVVAPGFTRTDMAQDFIDRYGPEIALGDIALERLTEPEDLAPIVVLLASGLADHATGCTIDVNAGSYVH
- the tesB gene encoding acyl-CoA thioesterase II, with product MSEPVDHLLHLLNLERIEENIFRGPSRDIGSPTVFGGQVLGQALRAAAYTVPPERRAHSLHAYFILPGDPNAPIVYLVERLRDGRSFTTRRVTAIQHGRPIFNLSASFQIEEPGVEHQDPMPEVPPPEELISEAELRRRLAEQVPEVLRPFLLHERPIEIRPVEPVNLLFPEKRPPRRHAWIRAAGRLPDKDLALHQSVLAYASDFGLMGTAMLPHGLSFLQPHVQAASLDHAMWFYRPFRADEWLLFAMESPVAAHARGLNRGLFFRRDGTLVAAVVQEGLMRIRSD
- a CDS encoding DUF2283 domain-containing protein, whose translation is MNIIYDRQTDTLTIVFTEATVAESDEAAPGVILDFDAAGNLVALELLNASRRVTHPQQVTLQVTPTP
- the recG gene encoding ATP-dependent DNA helicase RecG — its product is MADLNILSTEVRYLAGVGPRRAEALARVGVRTVRDLLHYFPRRYLDRTTIVPLRRLDERMGSVTVVGTVRVAGVVEGKGRKRFELILEDESGGRLKCVWFNRLNWVAKAFKPGDRVAFHGKVQRFGYTFSMTHPDFDRLDGEGAALATGRIIALYPGGAALEKVGLTSRTFRRILYTFFKQHGLKLPEILPEWIRTRYGLMDGRVALRAVHFPRSQAELAQARERLKFEELFFIQLMLARTKQIRQAVAGPRFGPPGERFHCFLNEILPFELTNAQKRALEDIIRDTTSGLQMNRLIQGDVGSGKTVVAMAAILHAVDNGYQSAFMVPTEILAEQHYANMRRYLEPLGVEVRLLLGGQRKSLREEILADLAEGRAHVAVGTHAVIQETVQFHRLGLAIVDEQHRFGVVQRAELFNKGENPHMLLMTATPIPRSLAMTLYGDLDVSIIDERPAGRKPVITWIRSEKRRGEVYAFLREQLRQGRQAYVVYPLVEESEKMDLQDAENGYRRLKELFRPYRVDLIHGRMLPYEKEEAMERFKNGETDILVATTVIEVGVDVPNATVMIIEHAERFGLSQLHQLRGRVGRGAEQSYCILMVDHRRTAEAEERLRVMAETDDGFKISEMDLKLRGAGDFFGTRQSGLPDLKIADITQDQPILIKAREAAFELIRRDPSLEAPEHAMLRAYYDRFYATRSLGFARVG